One window from the genome of Mucilaginibacter ginsenosidivorans encodes:
- a CDS encoding ligand-binding sensor domain-containing protein, with product MLKILRGNCYRDKASGVLRLSCLIAFILANTVCFAQKYTFTHYDIQDGLIQSQVNDLTLDQQHRLWIATLGGACRFDGKEFISFSRQNGMPTNFVNVVLSARNNDVWFGTQSGLVRMTGRKMTVIKLPGNQENKRVRNIVQDGNGKVWAIIGGRLFSIAGDKAQQHWVQDTIRRLLTTIAVDKTGRLYASVYRKGLFLLDGGKWTNITDYPADDKSFVVSKIVFDRAIEHKIYLQTYTTLFTVEDGELMPFESKAISSIKSYLLCLTQDVNNNFWIGTSSGVYFLENHQLIHFTAQNGLSDNAVSDIYNDADNNLWFATQGNGLYKYEGDWFITFDRSQGMPFNEVVMGIVKDKKGGVLLGIDGGGLMRYDGKKLYPVELPGKEPALMRIQALYCDSNGTLWIGTHEGLWTYDNKTVKEIKEVSNYAINGIAEDSSGVIWVTTAGGCFYYQKGQLFHVANYYRFSSAIATLGRDSVMVGTNDGIALIVNKEVVKGFAVNEVKTSAVFCILKYRNYLVFGTDDRGIFAWDRTTGRVKNYGVKDGLNSNTIYSLVADENGVIWAGTGRGVNKLSFDRKKNLFALTGNGSPKSLILESNQNASLYTDHKVWIGTTKGAIIYDVNSKQERVAPPHVIIQSARMVPKEGAANGWLNSVLLKDGAILSHGQNHLAIWFRGVDLRDPNGISYRYKLKGLDTNYSTPITNDVVDYPSLPAGKYTFQVIAVSSGGIRSANTASFSFTITPAFYQTVWFRVAGIAFFILIGFIIQNYRHRVKVNRQRMIEATKREESLKIRQQTAEDFHDELGNKLTRITVLSEILDTKMDVTQADQKKLLEQIKQNASSLYNGTKDILWALDPQSDNLYEILNHIKDFGSELFLDTPVQFEFTGIEESLNEVKLPMEYSRNIPMIFKELLNNILKHAHATRVILNLDDVQKDEMRLTLKDNGCGFSMNGSPKGQGINNIITRTRRIGGEINISSEKGHGTLVDLKIRINNAITH from the coding sequence ATGTTAAAAATATTGAGGGGAAATTGTTACCGGGATAAAGCATCGGGTGTCCTGCGCCTGTCTTGCCTGATCGCTTTTATCCTGGCGAATACGGTTTGCTTTGCTCAAAAATATACCTTCACCCATTACGATATCCAGGATGGCCTCATCCAGTCGCAGGTGAACGATCTTACCCTCGATCAGCAGCACCGGCTTTGGATAGCCACGCTCGGTGGCGCATGCCGCTTCGATGGTAAGGAGTTCATATCTTTTTCCCGGCAAAACGGTATGCCTACAAATTTTGTAAACGTGGTTCTTTCTGCCAGGAACAACGATGTTTGGTTCGGTACGCAAAGCGGGCTCGTCAGAATGACCGGCAGGAAAATGACCGTTATCAAACTGCCGGGCAACCAGGAAAACAAGCGGGTCAGAAATATTGTGCAGGATGGCAATGGGAAGGTATGGGCCATTATCGGCGGACGCCTGTTCAGCATAGCCGGCGATAAAGCCCAACAGCATTGGGTACAGGATACTATCAGGAGGCTGTTGACCACCATTGCGGTTGATAAGACGGGGCGATTGTATGCCTCCGTTTACCGCAAAGGTCTTTTCCTGCTTGATGGCGGTAAATGGACCAATATTACTGATTACCCTGCGGACGACAAATCCTTCGTTGTATCGAAAATAGTTTTTGACCGGGCAATTGAGCACAAGATATACCTGCAAACTTATACCACGCTGTTTACTGTAGAGGATGGTGAACTAATGCCTTTTGAAAGTAAAGCGATATCATCCATTAAATCGTACTTGTTATGTTTAACCCAGGACGTTAATAACAACTTCTGGATCGGAACCAGCAGCGGAGTTTACTTCCTTGAGAACCACCAGCTGATACATTTCACCGCGCAGAACGGGTTGTCGGACAACGCCGTTTCCGATATTTACAACGACGCTGATAATAACCTTTGGTTTGCCACCCAGGGCAATGGGCTTTATAAATATGAGGGCGACTGGTTTATTACGTTTGACAGGTCGCAGGGCATGCCTTTTAACGAAGTGGTGATGGGTATCGTCAAAGATAAAAAGGGCGGGGTCCTGTTAGGTATCGACGGAGGCGGGCTGATGCGCTATGACGGTAAAAAATTGTACCCGGTAGAGCTGCCGGGAAAAGAGCCCGCCCTGATGCGGATACAGGCACTATATTGTGATAGCAATGGCACTTTGTGGATAGGTACGCATGAAGGCCTTTGGACCTACGACAACAAAACCGTAAAAGAGATAAAAGAGGTTTCAAATTACGCCATCAACGGTATTGCCGAAGATAGCAGCGGCGTGATATGGGTAACCACGGCGGGCGGTTGTTTTTATTACCAGAAAGGGCAATTGTTTCATGTAGCCAATTATTATCGTTTTTCATCGGCTATCGCTACCCTCGGGCGCGATTCGGTGATGGTGGGCACTAATGATGGTATCGCACTTATCGTAAATAAGGAAGTAGTAAAAGGCTTTGCTGTGAACGAAGTGAAGACCTCGGCGGTTTTCTGCATACTTAAATACCGCAATTACCTGGTATTCGGTACCGACGACCGCGGCATATTTGCCTGGGACCGCACCACCGGCAGAGTGAAAAATTATGGCGTAAAGGATGGCCTTAATTCAAATACAATTTACAGCCTGGTAGCCGATGAAAATGGCGTGATATGGGCCGGCACGGGCAGGGGTGTCAACAAATTATCATTCGACAGGAAAAAGAACCTGTTTGCACTTACCGGCAATGGCAGCCCAAAATCACTGATACTGGAATCGAACCAGAACGCAAGCTTATATACCGATCACAAAGTTTGGATAGGTACCACGAAGGGCGCTATTATTTATGATGTCAATTCAAAACAGGAACGGGTAGCGCCCCCGCATGTAATTATACAGTCGGCCAGGATGGTTCCCAAAGAGGGTGCAGCAAACGGTTGGCTGAACAGTGTGTTGTTGAAGGATGGTGCGATCCTGTCGCACGGCCAGAACCACCTGGCTATATGGTTCCGGGGTGTCGACCTCCGTGACCCTAACGGCATATCGTACCGTTACAAATTAAAGGGACTTGACACCAACTATTCGACCCCGATCACAAACGACGTGGTCGATTATCCTTCGTTACCTGCCGGAAAATACACTTTCCAGGTGATAGCGGTTTCGTCCGGCGGCATACGCTCGGCAAATACCGCGAGTTTTTCGTTCACTATCACACCGGCATTTTATCAAACAGTTTGGTTCAGGGTGGCGGGGATAGCATTCTTTATCCTGATCGGTTTCATTATTCAAAACTACAGGCACCGCGTCAAGGTAAACAGGCAGCGCATGATAGAGGCCACTAAGCGCGAGGAGAGTCTCAAAATAAGGCAGCAAACGGCCGAGGATTTCCACGACGAATTGGGTAATAAGCTAACCCGCATTACCGTGCTTTCGGAGATATTGGATACCAAAATGGACGTAACCCAGGCCGATCAAAAGAAACTGCTGGAACAGATCAAACAAAATGCTTCTTCGCTTTATAATGGTACTAAAGATATCCTTTGGGCGCTTGACCCGCAAAGCGATAATCTTTACGAAATATTGAACCATATTAAAGATTTTGGCAGCGAACTGTTCCTGGATACGCCTGTTCAGTTTGAGTTTACCGGGATAGAGGAATCGCTGAATGAGGTAAAGCTGCCAATGGAGTACAGCAGGAATATCCCAATGATATTTAAAGAACTGCTGAACAATATACTGAAACATGCGCACGCCACCCGTGTAATACTTAACCTGGATGATGTACAAAAAGACGAGATGCGCCTGACGCTTAAGGATAATGGCTGCGGTTTTTCCATGAACGGTTCGCCAAAAGGGCAGGGCATCAATAATATCATTACCCGCACCAGGCGGATCGGCGGCGAAATAAATATTTCATCGGAGAAGGGACACGGTACGTTAGTTGATCTGAAGATCAGGATAAATAATGCAATAACACATTAA
- a CDS encoding OsmC family protein, with product MERSHTYNLTITWTGNRGTGTSDYRAYDRNHIIRAENKIEIPGSSDPAFRGDKTRYNPEEFLVSALSTCHMLSYLHVCVMNGVVVTGYIDHATGTMAETPGGGGHFTEVVLNPVVTVKDAAMVAKANELHHKASQLCFIANSVNFPVKHTPTCVVEGD from the coding sequence ATGGAAAGATCGCACACCTATAATTTAACCATAACCTGGACAGGAAACCGGGGCACAGGCACCAGCGATTACCGCGCCTACGACCGAAACCACATCATCCGGGCTGAAAACAAGATCGAAATTCCTGGTTCATCCGACCCTGCGTTCCGTGGCGATAAAACGAGGTATAATCCCGAAGAGTTTTTGGTAAGTGCCTTATCTACCTGCCACATGTTGTCGTACCTTCATGTTTGCGTGATGAACGGCGTGGTGGTAACCGGTTATATTGACCATGCAACGGGCACCATGGCCGAAACGCCCGGTGGCGGCGGGCATTTTACCGAGGTAGTGCTGAACCCTGTAGTTACCGTAAAAGATGCCGCTATGGTAGCCAAAGCGAATGAATTGCATCACAAAGCGAGTCAACTGTGTTTTATTGCCAATTCGGTTAATTTTCCGGTAAAGCACACGCCGACTTGTGTAGTAGAGGGTGATTAA
- a CDS encoding MFS transporter: protein MNEKPGNYRWVICALIFFATTINYLDRAVISLLKSDLTRDFHWNDGDYANIEIAFKVAYSIGLLFAGRLIDKLGTKMGYFFSTFLWSVSAVFHALANSTLGFGIVRFALGLSEAGNFPAAIKTVAEWFPKKDRALATGIFNTGAGVGAIVAPLTVPFIAVAWGWRWAFIITGSIGFVWLALWLWLYEIPARQKRVTQAELDYINSDADEKANADKLNQKISWAKLLSYKQTWAFSIGKFLTDPIWWFYLFWLPDFLESQYGLKMTGVAAPVALVYLMATVGSIYGGYLPKSLIEKKWPVFKARKTSMLIYAFAVVPIIFAQILGSINMWLAVIIIGLAASAHQAWSANIFTTVSDMFPKRTVGSVTGIGGMFGSVGSVFLVLFVQKNMFVYYRAIHHIEIAYYIMFFVCGGAYLLAWCIMHFLVPKMKPVDI, encoded by the coding sequence ATGAATGAAAAACCAGGGAACTACCGATGGGTCATATGCGCACTGATCTTCTTCGCTACGACGATCAACTACCTCGACAGGGCCGTTATCAGCCTGCTGAAGTCGGACCTGACCAGGGATTTCCATTGGAACGACGGGGACTACGCCAATATCGAGATCGCCTTTAAGGTGGCCTACTCTATCGGGTTGCTATTTGCCGGGCGATTGATAGATAAGCTGGGAACGAAAATGGGTTATTTTTTCTCCACCTTTTTATGGAGCGTTTCGGCGGTTTTTCATGCTTTGGCAAACAGCACTTTGGGGTTTGGGATAGTACGTTTCGCTTTAGGTTTAAGCGAAGCAGGTAATTTCCCTGCAGCTATCAAAACAGTGGCCGAATGGTTCCCTAAAAAGGACAGGGCACTAGCAACAGGTATATTCAATACCGGTGCAGGCGTTGGCGCTATTGTCGCCCCGCTTACGGTACCGTTTATTGCTGTGGCCTGGGGCTGGCGCTGGGCATTCATTATCACGGGTTCGATCGGGTTTGTCTGGCTTGCTTTATGGTTATGGCTTTATGAGATACCGGCTCGCCAGAAGCGTGTTACGCAAGCAGAACTGGATTATATTAACAGCGATGCGGATGAAAAAGCCAATGCCGACAAGCTGAATCAAAAAATATCATGGGCCAAACTGCTCAGTTACAAACAGACCTGGGCATTTTCTATCGGAAAATTCCTGACCGATCCTATCTGGTGGTTCTATCTTTTCTGGCTGCCCGACTTTTTGGAAAGCCAATACGGACTGAAAATGACGGGCGTTGCGGCACCCGTTGCCTTAGTTTACCTGATGGCCACGGTTGGCAGTATCTACGGAGGTTACCTGCCCAAAAGCCTGATCGAGAAAAAATGGCCGGTGTTCAAAGCGCGAAAAACGTCCATGCTCATTTATGCCTTCGCGGTGGTGCCTATTATCTTCGCCCAAATACTGGGCAGCATTAACATGTGGCTGGCGGTTATCATCATTGGTTTGGCTGCGTCTGCCCACCAGGCCTGGAGCGCCAATATTTTCACTACCGTGTCGGATATGTTCCCCAAAAGAACTGTCGGTTCGGTAACGGGTATTGGCGGGATGTTTGGTTCCGTCGGCAGCGTGTTTTTGGTGTTATTCGTGCAGAAAAATATGTTCGTGTATTACCGCGCCATACACCATATCGAGATAGCGTATTACATCATGTTTTTTGTTTGTGGTGGCGCTTATTTACTGGCATGGTGCATTATGCACTTTTTGGTGCCGAAGATGAAGCCAGTGGATATTTAA
- a CDS encoding beta/alpha barrel domain-containing protein produces MKNKQAVLGSIIKQGMLPLFFYEDGEVSLQIVRTLYKAGVRVMEYTNRAKEAFENFKMLKAAVDKEMPDFYFGIGTIKTKADAIKYIEAGADFIVAPTINPEVGEVANRHGGLWIPGCMTPTEIHLAQEHGAALIKIFPANVLGPGFVSAVTDVFRGQLFMPTGGVELNKENISGWFKAGVCAVGMGSKLITRQILQNKLYDQLYADTVTALALVQSSRQL; encoded by the coding sequence ATGAAAAATAAACAGGCAGTACTCGGCAGCATTATCAAACAGGGTATGCTCCCCTTGTTTTTTTACGAGGATGGGGAAGTTAGTCTCCAGATCGTGCGCACTTTGTATAAGGCAGGCGTGCGGGTAATGGAATATACCAATCGCGCGAAGGAGGCTTTTGAAAATTTCAAAATGCTAAAAGCGGCGGTCGATAAAGAGATGCCTGATTTCTATTTCGGTATAGGTACCATAAAAACCAAAGCAGATGCTATAAAATACATTGAAGCAGGCGCTGATTTTATCGTGGCCCCCACCATTAACCCCGAGGTTGGCGAAGTAGCCAACCGGCACGGCGGTTTGTGGATACCCGGCTGTATGACGCCGACCGAGATCCACCTGGCGCAGGAACACGGCGCGGCTCTTATCAAAATATTCCCTGCCAATGTACTTGGGCCGGGTTTTGTATCGGCGGTAACGGATGTTTTCAGGGGGCAATTGTTTATGCCGACCGGCGGTGTGGAGTTGAATAAAGAGAACATCAGCGGCTGGTTTAAAGCAGGCGTTTGCGCAGTGGGTATGGGCAGCAAACTTATCACCAGGCAGATATTGCAAAATAAATTGTACGACCAGTTATACGCCGATACGGTAACGGCTTTGGCACTGGTTCAATCATCCAGGCAGCTATGA
- a CDS encoding sugar kinase, with product MMNDPLKMNSKGKVLTFGELLLRISPDEEGQWLKDNQLPFFIAGAELNAATALALWDVPTRYVTALPDNGMARQIVRFVEQQGIKMSVNYRGSRIGLYFLTKGKDLKNDALIYDRAHSAFSELKPGMIDWEKEFEGVSWFDFSAICPAISHNIADVCEEALRIASQKNITISVDLNYRSKLWKYGKGAAEIMPRLVQYCDLVMGNVWAVEALLGIRVAPDIHESGQRSIYLKEALKTSEEIIKQYPRCKAVANTFRFDSEGEVDYYAALYTGGEFYSSKEYSASHIINKVGSGDCFMAGLIYGFYQHWDPEQTLEYATAAAFEKLFIESDVTNRTVNDIMKKLGG from the coding sequence ATGATGAACGATCCTTTAAAAATGAATTCCAAGGGAAAGGTACTCACCTTTGGCGAATTACTTTTACGCATCTCGCCTGATGAAGAGGGCCAGTGGCTGAAGGATAACCAGCTCCCGTTTTTTATAGCAGGGGCCGAATTGAATGCGGCTACTGCGTTAGCTTTATGGGATGTACCGACCAGGTATGTTACTGCGTTGCCGGATAATGGCATGGCCAGGCAGATCGTCCGGTTTGTGGAGCAACAGGGTATCAAAATGTCGGTGAACTACCGGGGTAGCCGGATAGGCCTGTATTTTTTAACGAAAGGAAAGGACCTGAAGAACGATGCCCTGATATACGACCGTGCCCATTCTGCGTTTTCGGAACTGAAACCCGGTATGATCGATTGGGAGAAGGAATTTGAAGGGGTAAGCTGGTTCGACTTCAGTGCGATATGCCCCGCCATCAGCCATAATATTGCCGATGTTTGCGAGGAGGCTTTGCGGATAGCCTCACAAAAAAACATTACCATCTCGGTCGACCTGAACTACCGGTCCAAACTTTGGAAATATGGAAAGGGGGCAGCCGAGATTATGCCCCGGCTGGTACAATACTGCGACCTGGTGATGGGCAACGTTTGGGCCGTGGAAGCTTTGCTGGGCATCCGTGTTGCTCCGGATATACATGAATCGGGACAGCGAAGCATTTACCTGAAGGAAGCGCTTAAAACATCCGAGGAAATTATCAAACAATACCCCAGGTGTAAGGCTGTTGCCAATACCTTCCGGTTTGACAGTGAAGGTGAGGTAGACTATTATGCGGCGCTTTATACCGGCGGCGAATTTTACAGCTCAAAAGAATACAGCGCATCACATATCATCAATAAAGTTGGCAGTGGCGATTGCTTTATGGCAGGCTTGATATATGGGTTTTACCAGCATTGGGACCCGGAACAAACGCTTGAGTATGCCACTGCGGCGGCGTTTGAAAAGCTATTTATAGAGAGTGATGTTACTAATAGAACAGTTAATGATATAATGAAAAAGTTAGGTGGTTGA
- the uxaC gene encoding glucuronate isomerase has translation MKAFLDDDFLLNGKTAQRLYHDYAANMPIIDYHCHLPPDDIAADINFNNLTHAWLYGDHYKWRAMRANGVNERYITGKASDEEKFLKWAETVPYTLRNPLYHWTHLELRRYFGVDKLLSPDTAKQVYDECSSKLRSPDYSIKNLLTKMKVEVVCTTDDPLDDLVHHQRIKQDNYAVKVLPAYRPDKAMNLDDTFTLNGYIDRLEAISGVVIQDFDTYMDALKVRHDHFAANGCKLSDHGLEQIYAEDYTDAEIKAIFKKIRHNYTLMPLEILKFKSAMLYNFALWDHEKGWVQQFHLGALRNNNTRALSNLGPDTGWDSIGDFSQARALSKFLNKLDTTDQLAKTIIYNLNPADNEVIAAMIGNFNDGSVAGKIQFGSAWWFLDQKDGMTKQLNALSNMGLLSRMVGMLTDSRSFLSFPRHEYFRRLLCNLFGEDIDNGELPNDLAWTGKIILDICYHNAKNYFDF, from the coding sequence ATGAAGGCTTTTTTGGATGATGATTTTTTATTGAACGGCAAAACGGCACAGCGCCTGTACCACGACTATGCCGCCAATATGCCCATCATCGATTATCATTGCCACTTGCCACCTGATGACATAGCTGCCGACATAAATTTCAATAACCTCACCCATGCCTGGCTTTACGGTGATCATTACAAATGGCGTGCTATGCGCGCCAATGGAGTTAACGAACGCTATATAACCGGCAAGGCGAGCGATGAAGAAAAGTTTTTGAAATGGGCCGAAACCGTACCATACACTTTGAGAAACCCGTTGTACCATTGGACACACCTCGAACTTCGCCGGTATTTTGGAGTGGATAAATTGCTGTCGCCGGATACTGCCAAACAAGTGTATGATGAATGCTCATCAAAACTACGATCGCCTGATTATTCTATAAAGAACCTGCTCACTAAAATGAAAGTGGAGGTTGTTTGCACAACAGACGATCCGCTGGATGACCTGGTACATCACCAACGGATCAAACAGGATAACTACGCGGTAAAAGTGTTGCCGGCCTACCGTCCGGATAAGGCGATGAATTTGGACGATACTTTTACATTAAATGGCTATATAGACAGGCTGGAGGCCATTTCGGGCGTAGTGATCCAGGATTTTGATACTTACATGGATGCTTTGAAAGTCCGGCACGACCACTTTGCAGCTAACGGTTGCAAGCTGTCCGACCACGGGCTTGAGCAGATATATGCCGAAGATTATACCGACGCTGAGATCAAAGCTATCTTCAAAAAAATCAGGCACAATTACACGCTGATGCCGCTGGAAATATTAAAATTCAAGTCGGCCATGCTGTATAATTTTGCTCTGTGGGATCACGAAAAAGGCTGGGTGCAGCAATTCCATCTTGGGGCCCTGCGAAACAACAATACGCGGGCATTAAGTAATCTTGGTCCCGATACCGGCTGGGATTCTATAGGCGATTTCAGCCAGGCGCGCGCGCTGTCCAAATTCCTGAATAAACTGGACACGACTGACCAATTGGCGAAGACGATCATCTATAACCTGAACCCGGCCGACAACGAAGTAATAGCAGCCATGATCGGCAACTTTAACGATGGGTCGGTGGCAGGAAAAATACAGTTTGGATCGGCCTGGTGGTTTTTGGATCAGAAGGATGGAATGACCAAACAGCTGAATGCGCTATCAAACATGGGCCTGCTAAGCCGCATGGTGGGTATGCTGACGGATTCCCGCAGCTTCCTGTCGTTCCCGCGGCACGAGTATTTCAGGCGGCTGCTTTGTAACCTGTTCGGGGAAGATATAGACAATGGCGAACTACCCAACGACTTAGCCTGGACAGGTAAGATCATACTGGATATTTGCTACCATAACGCTAAAAACTATTTTGATTTTTAA
- the uxuA gene encoding mannonate dehydratase → MFSNLEQTFRWYGPSDPVTLKAITQAGATGIVTALHHIPSGEVWSTEEIEKRKNVVQSAGLRWSVVESVNIHESIKTASPDREKYAENYIATLKNLSKAGINIVCYNFMPVLDWTRTDIDFRLPNGASALRFHAPALAAFDLYILEREGAYREFDRQQQANAKEYLDSLGAEQKQRLVNNIMAGLPGTKDVLTIDQFKGHLGKYKGIDADQLKQNLAWFLEAIIPEAEKLGVKMCIHPDDPPFPIMGLPRVVSKEEDLLDVINACPSPSNGLTFCTGSLGARGDNELPGMIDRLGEHIHFLHLRNVKREPDGSFYEDNHLEGSSDMYAIMKSVLKEQKRREENGRTDIAIPMRPDHGHKLLDDFSYDTFPGYSAIGRLKGLAELRGLEMGIKNTLYQ, encoded by the coding sequence ATGTTCAGTAACCTCGAACAAACTTTTCGCTGGTACGGACCGTCTGACCCGGTCACACTAAAAGCCATTACGCAAGCCGGCGCCACGGGGATTGTTACCGCGCTGCACCACATACCCAGCGGCGAAGTTTGGAGTACAGAGGAAATTGAAAAGAGGAAAAATGTCGTCCAGTCGGCGGGATTAAGATGGTCAGTAGTGGAGAGCGTGAACATTCACGAAAGCATCAAAACTGCCAGTCCCGACCGTGAAAAATACGCGGAGAATTATATTGCCACATTAAAAAATTTATCGAAGGCCGGCATCAATATCGTTTGTTATAATTTTATGCCGGTGCTCGACTGGACGCGAACGGATATTGATTTCCGTCTGCCTAACGGTGCATCGGCCCTGCGTTTTCATGCGCCTGCGCTGGCTGCTTTCGACCTGTATATTTTGGAACGCGAAGGCGCTTACCGCGAGTTTGACCGTCAGCAACAGGCCAATGCCAAAGAATACCTTGATAGCCTGGGAGCAGAGCAAAAACAACGGCTCGTCAATAATATCATGGCTGGTTTGCCTGGTACTAAAGATGTACTGACGATAGATCAGTTTAAGGGTCACCTAGGAAAATATAAAGGCATTGATGCGGATCAGCTCAAGCAAAATTTGGCTTGGTTCCTGGAAGCCATCATCCCCGAAGCCGAAAAACTGGGTGTGAAAATGTGTATTCACCCTGATGATCCGCCATTCCCTATCATGGGCTTACCAAGGGTGGTTTCGAAAGAGGAGGATCTGCTGGATGTGATCAATGCCTGCCCGTCACCGTCCAACGGACTAACGTTTTGCACAGGTTCGCTGGGTGCACGCGGAGACAATGAATTGCCGGGTATGATAGACAGATTAGGCGAACATATTCACTTTTTACATCTGCGGAATGTGAAACGGGAACCCGATGGCAGCTTTTACGAGGACAACCATTTAGAAGGCAGTTCGGATATGTATGCTATTATGAAAAGTGTTTTGAAAGAACAAAAGCGCAGGGAAGAAAACGGAAGAACAGACATAGCCATTCCGATGCGGCCTGATCATGGTCATAAATTGCTGGATGACTTCAGTTACGACACGTTCCCGGGCTATTCGGCAATAGGTCGTCTGAAGGGCCTCGCCGAGTTGCGGGGTTTGGAAATGGGCATCAAAAACACCTTATACCAATAG
- a CDS encoding sodium/sugar symporter, producing MHTLSNGDWTVFVIYFIIVASYGYWVYRRKHNLDVSSQGYFLAQGTLTWWAIGASLIASNISAEQMVGMSGSGFSMGLAISCYEWMAAATLVIVAVFFIPVYLKNKIFTMPQFLNQRYNGNVAMIMAIFWLLLYIIVNLTSILYLGAIAVHGISGISMTTCVIFLAVFAVIITLGGMKVIGYTDVIQVFFLILGGLVTTYIAVNEVAKHFGSPGFLNGLSLMKSHAEDHFQMIFHKDNEHYSDLPGLSVLIGGLWITNLNYWGCNQYITQRALGADLKTARTGILFAAFLKLLMPVIVVLPGIAAFILYKQNVFHSQMMVNGELNPDNAYPSLLNLLPPWFKGLSFAALTAAVVASLAGKVNSIATIFTMDIYKKAIKKDATDKQMVTIGKIAVVVAMILGCIIAPFMGIDKKGGFQFIQEYTGFVSPGIFAMFLLGFFWKKTTSSAAMFATIGGFIMSVILKVLPKFVNLAFLKGIGFSTLVLQSDGATKLYEIPFLDRMAIVFVICIIGMYFISIKENPKGDKTHALEVDTSMFKVSNGFAVGALIIGGILTALYTMFW from the coding sequence ATGCATACATTATCAAATGGCGACTGGACCGTATTCGTCATATACTTTATCATTGTGGCCTCATACGGCTACTGGGTATACAGGCGTAAACACAATTTAGATGTCAGTTCGCAGGGCTATTTTTTGGCCCAGGGTACCCTAACCTGGTGGGCCATTGGCGCATCGCTGATAGCGTCAAACATTTCTGCCGAGCAAATGGTAGGTATGAGCGGATCGGGTTTTTCGATGGGTCTGGCAATATCCTGTTATGAGTGGATGGCCGCGGCAACGCTCGTCATAGTGGCCGTGTTCTTTATCCCCGTTTATCTTAAAAATAAGATATTCACCATGCCGCAGTTCCTTAACCAGCGGTATAACGGTAATGTAGCTATGATAATGGCTATTTTCTGGCTCTTGCTGTACATTATCGTAAACCTTACCTCCATCCTGTACCTTGGCGCAATAGCTGTTCATGGTATTTCGGGTATCAGCATGACAACCTGCGTCATATTCCTGGCTGTTTTTGCGGTAATCATCACACTCGGGGGTATGAAAGTTATCGGCTATACCGACGTTATACAGGTATTTTTTCTGATACTCGGAGGCCTTGTAACTACCTATATCGCGGTTAACGAAGTGGCCAAACATTTTGGAAGCCCGGGCTTTCTGAATGGTTTGAGCCTTATGAAATCTCACGCAGAGGACCATTTTCAAATGATATTCCATAAAGACAACGAGCATTACTCCGACTTGCCGGGATTAAGTGTATTGATCGGCGGCTTATGGATAACCAATCTCAACTATTGGGGATGTAACCAATATATCACGCAGCGCGCACTAGGGGCCGATCTCAAAACAGCTCGTACCGGCATCTTATTTGCAGCTTTCTTAAAGTTGTTGATGCCTGTTATTGTGGTATTGCCTGGTATTGCTGCATTTATCTTATACAAGCAAAATGTGTTTCATTCTCAAATGATGGTAAATGGCGAGTTGAACCCGGATAATGCTTATCCTTCTTTGCTCAATCTTTTACCGCCTTGGTTCAAAGGCCTTTCTTTTGCAGCATTAACTGCTGCCGTGGTTGCGTCGCTTGCCGGAAAAGTAAATAGTATAGCCACCATTTTTACAATGGATATCTATAAAAAGGCAATTAAAAAGGACGCAACAGATAAACAAATGGTAACAATAGGCAAAATCGCGGTAGTGGTAGCAATGATACTTGGTTGTATAATTGCGCCATTTATGGGAATAGACAAGAAAGGGGGGTTCCAGTTTATACAGGAATACACTGGTTTTGTTTCGCCCGGGATATTTGCGATGTTCCTGCTTGGCTTTTTCTGGAAAAAGACCACTTCAAGCGCAGCCATGTTCGCTACCATTGGTGGTTTCATCATGTCGGTGATATTGAAAGTGCTTCCGAAATTCGTCAACCTGGCATTTCTGAAGGGCATTGGTTTCTCAACCCTCGTGTTGCAATCGGATGGGGCGACAAAATTATATGAAATACCGTTCCTCGACCGGATGGCCATCGTATTTGTTATTTGTATTATCGGCATGTATTTCATTTCGATCAAAGAGAATCCTAAAGGCGATAAAACACATGCATTGGAGGTTGATACAAGCATGTTCAAAGTATCAAATGGCTTTGCGGTTGGCGCATTGATCATCGGGGGTATTTTGACTGCCCTTTACACCATGTTTTGGTAA